One window of the Halobacillus litoralis genome contains the following:
- a CDS encoding DUF1516 family protein, producing the protein MSYILENIGLFQTIHRSSWIFIFTLFFITYFLYGLNKSKAANMTQMFLRLFFIVMLFSGVSLVIAYDFDPFYVTKGLIAIIMMGLMESSNVRRKKGGQSKSAFIGGSVLLVLVVLMGFRVISF; encoded by the coding sequence ATGAGCTATATTTTAGAAAATATCGGTTTGTTTCAGACGATTCATCGCAGCTCTTGGATATTTATTTTCACATTGTTTTTCATAACTTATTTCTTATACGGGTTGAATAAAAGCAAAGCCGCAAACATGACGCAAATGTTCTTGCGATTATTTTTTATAGTGATGTTATTTTCAGGGGTTTCATTAGTGATCGCTTATGATTTTGATCCGTTTTACGTAACCAAAGGATTGATTGCCATAATCATGATGGGGCTTATGGAAAGCAGTAATGTGAGGAGAAAGAAAGGGGGACAGAGCAAATCCGCTTTTATTGGTGGCAGTGTTTTATTAGTGTTGGTTGTATTGATGGGTTTTAGAGTAATAAGCTTCTGA
- a CDS encoding CidA/LrgA family protein, translating to MPKVFTIILQIIGLYVIYLFGTLIQNTFDLFIPGSVIGLIVLFALLSLKIISDRWLKQGVGFMITHLPFFFIPATVGVMSYAYVFEGKGAILILIGLLSTALVMGISGFVAQWMARRREAAHE from the coding sequence GTGCCAAAGGTCTTCACTATTATTTTGCAAATCATAGGATTATACGTAATCTATCTATTCGGAACACTTATTCAAAACACCTTTGACCTGTTCATTCCAGGCAGTGTCATCGGTTTGATCGTCCTGTTTGCACTCCTGTCTCTGAAAATCATCTCGGATCGCTGGCTTAAGCAGGGAGTAGGATTCATGATTACCCACCTTCCGTTTTTCTTTATCCCAGCCACGGTCGGGGTTATGAGCTATGCCTATGTATTCGAAGGGAAAGGTGCAATCCTAATTCTCATCGGCTTGTTGAGTACGGCTTTAGTGATGGGGATTTCAGGATTTGTCGCTCAGTGGATGGCGCGAAGGAGGGAGGCAGCCCATGAATGA
- a CDS encoding LrgB family protein: MNEVLTAVLMIGLTILFYQGALFIYRRFRRIYTAPIILSTLAIIALLLLFHLPYETYMTGGKWIDHLLGPAVVALAYPLYQYRDVLNRMLLPILTGTLIGAFVGVTSGLLLSKWAGFSELIIHSIVPKSVTTPVAMSIAESSGGVMPLAAVFVMIAGIGGVLIHPVVMRYARLTHPLGKGVGMGSASHAIGTATSMERDPLEGSVSTIAMVLSAVIVSVLAPGLTLLLM; this comes from the coding sequence ATGAATGAAGTTCTGACAGCTGTACTTATGATCGGGCTGACGATCCTCTTCTACCAAGGGGCGTTATTCATTTACCGTAGATTTCGCCGGATCTATACCGCCCCGATCATCTTATCGACACTGGCGATCATCGCTTTGCTGCTTTTATTCCATCTTCCATATGAAACGTACATGACAGGGGGCAAGTGGATCGATCATTTGCTTGGTCCGGCGGTGGTTGCGCTTGCTTATCCGCTTTATCAATACCGTGATGTTTTGAACAGAATGCTCCTGCCGATTTTGACAGGGACGTTGATTGGCGCGTTCGTCGGGGTTACTTCTGGACTTCTGCTCAGCAAGTGGGCCGGGTTCAGTGAGTTGATCATCCATTCCATCGTTCCTAAATCGGTGACGACACCTGTCGCAATGTCGATTGCAGAATCAAGCGGCGGCGTGATGCCCCTCGCAGCTGTGTTTGTTATGATTGCAGGCATTGGCGGGGTGCTGATACATCCTGTGGTGATGCGCTATGCCCGTCTGACCCATCCACTTGGAAAAGGGGTCGGCATGGGAAGTGCCTCGCATGCGATCGGGACAGCGACTTCGATGGAACGGGACCCGCTCGAGGGCTCTGTCAGCACCATTGCGATGGTGTTGAGTGCCGTCATCGTTTCGGTCTTAGCTCCGGGGTTGACGTTGCTTCTTATGTAA
- a CDS encoding DUF3231 family protein gives MGKENLKLTAAEIGTLWGQYVNGTAVDTVNKYMVTIIEDKKIKTLFEDAIKTFGKQKKQLTTFIENEGFPVPVGFSDSDLNNGAERLFSDIFCLHYLHIMTLHGLLGHTTSLSSSVRKDLRHFYDSCDDDAKRMYHQTTELLLEKGHFQRDPSFYPEDNPEFIQDQQFLDGMFGDKRPLAATEIIALSLNIKKKILEKSLSIGFSQVTQSKEVRKFLKSAQNASDQQIQALGKKLKGDNLPVPMSWESEVTVSQDAPFSDKLMLYHMGFLLQSSQSYHGAGLASAMRIDLVATYEKIILKNIMITKEWFNVMAKNKWLEQTPLAPNRLEIAKDK, from the coding sequence ATGGGTAAGGAGAATTTAAAGCTCACTGCTGCAGAGATAGGGACATTGTGGGGGCAGTATGTGAATGGAACGGCCGTCGATACTGTAAACAAATATATGGTAACGATCATAGAGGACAAAAAGATAAAAACACTTTTCGAAGATGCAATAAAGACGTTTGGGAAACAGAAAAAACAACTGACAACATTTATTGAAAACGAGGGGTTTCCAGTTCCGGTCGGGTTTTCTGATTCAGACCTTAATAATGGCGCGGAGAGGTTGTTTTCAGATATCTTCTGTTTGCACTATTTACATATTATGACGCTGCATGGTTTGTTGGGACACACAACGTCGCTCAGTTCTTCAGTAAGAAAAGATTTACGCCATTTTTACGATTCTTGCGATGATGATGCAAAAAGAATGTATCATCAAACAACTGAATTACTGCTGGAAAAGGGTCACTTTCAACGAGATCCGTCCTTTTACCCGGAAGACAATCCGGAATTCATCCAAGATCAACAATTTCTTGATGGTATGTTTGGTGACAAGCGCCCATTAGCCGCAACTGAAATTATCGCTTTATCTCTTAATATCAAAAAGAAGATATTGGAAAAGTCACTTTCCATTGGATTTAGCCAGGTCACGCAATCAAAAGAGGTAAGAAAATTTTTAAAGAGTGCCCAAAATGCATCTGACCAGCAAATTCAAGCGCTAGGTAAAAAACTGAAAGGTGATAATCTACCTGTTCCAATGTCTTGGGAATCAGAGGTGACTGTCTCTCAGGATGCTCCTTTTTCGGATAAGTTAATGTTGTATCATATGGGGTTCTTATTACAATCTTCTCAATCCTACCATGGAGCAGGTCTTGCATCTGCCATGCGAATAGACCTCGTCGCGACTTATGAGAAGATCATATTGAAAAACATCATGATTACAAAAGAATGGTTCAATGTAATGGCAAAAAATAAGTGGCTGGAGCAAACACCTCTAGCTCCAAATCGTCTGGAAATTGCAAAAGACAAATAA